A genomic region of Kineococcus rhizosphaerae contains the following coding sequences:
- a CDS encoding MBL fold metallo-hydrolase has protein sequence MSVDVTWLGHSTVTVDVRDTTGDTGGDPAGRLRIVTDPVLRAGLAHLRRRPRTPDPSASAGCDLALVSHLHHDHLDLPSLRRLRPAVLVTPPGASDWVRWRLRLPATRVLEVAVGGTAELELAGGAVRVSALPAHHAGHRTGSGLSRAPRDARAVEHLVRVPGAFPARAETDLLLWAVGDTGEFEASDAVLDAAGRAPDVALVPVGGWGHTLGPHHLDPRQAAELVARVRPVHSVPVHWGTLHPVALSRTMGDRFVDPGPRFVEHARRLGVPGAVHLPVGGRLTLDGTGQGTR, from the coding sequence GTGAGCGTCGACGTGACGTGGCTGGGGCACTCGACGGTGACGGTCGACGTGCGCGACACCACCGGGGACACCGGCGGGGACCCCGCCGGACGGCTGCGGATCGTCACCGACCCCGTCCTGCGCGCGGGGCTGGCCCACCTGCGCCGGCGCCCCCGCACCCCCGACCCGTCGGCGTCGGCGGGCTGCGACCTGGCCCTGGTCTCGCACCTGCACCACGACCACCTCGACCTGCCGTCGCTGCGGCGGCTGCGCCCGGCCGTCCTGGTGACCCCGCCGGGAGCCTCGGACTGGGTGCGGTGGCGGCTGCGGTTGCCGGCGACCCGGGTCCTGGAGGTCGCGGTGGGGGGCACGGCCGAGCTGGAGCTCGCCGGCGGCGCGGTGCGGGTGAGCGCGCTGCCCGCCCACCACGCCGGGCACCGCACGGGCAGCGGCCTCAGCCGCGCGCCGCGGGACGCGCGGGCCGTCGAGCACCTCGTGCGGGTGCCCGGGGCGTTCCCCGCCCGCGCCGAGACCGACCTGCTGCTGTGGGCCGTCGGCGACACGGGCGAGTTCGAGGCCTCCGACGCCGTGCTCGACGCCGCCGGGCGCGCACCCGACGTCGCGCTCGTCCCCGTCGGCGGCTGGGGGCACACCCTGGGCCCGCACCACCTCGACCCGCGCCAGGCCGCCGAGCTCGTCGCCCGGGTGCGGCCGGTGCACTCGGTGCCCGTGCACTGGGGGACCCTGCACCCCGTCGCCCTGAGCCGGACGATGGGCGACCGGTTCGTCGACCCCGGGCCCCGGTTCGTCGAGCACGCTCGACGACTCGGGGTTCCCGGGGCCGTGCACCTGCCGGTCGGCGGGAGGCTGACCCTGGACGGGACGGGTCAGGGAACCCGGTAG